The Streptomyces sp. NBC_00490 genome includes a region encoding these proteins:
- a CDS encoding 4'-phosphopantetheinyl transferase family protein has product MNLATPWCAAVRESGAAADCARPGTGPAGPSAHPLPSEPIAVTSDGADWSLLRADLRRHGTALVHGGLADWRLEPGEESLLREVLGRDLPRYLSLGDGELRARYAASRRLLKGAAAAALGVGSADLELTYGPTGRPSLRGFDQIDISLSHTGDRLLVGLTTRGLIGVDVEPAARQLYRESLKRRICTPQESRDLERLPQEDRNVGLVRLWTLKEAYSKAIGQGMAFRFTEFGFGPETMPVRVHRPDGSAGTGAQWSFRTYAVDAGGAAFVMSAAVHDTGLGRTLDTDVATMLDAETVTAITGALAAVG; this is encoded by the coding sequence ATGAACCTGGCCACGCCCTGGTGCGCCGCGGTCCGCGAGAGCGGCGCCGCGGCGGACTGCGCGCGCCCTGGAACAGGCCCGGCCGGCCCTTCGGCGCATCCGTTGCCGAGCGAGCCGATCGCCGTGACGTCCGACGGCGCCGACTGGTCGCTGCTCCGTGCCGACCTGCGCCGCCACGGCACCGCGCTGGTGCACGGCGGCCTCGCCGACTGGCGCCTGGAGCCCGGCGAGGAGAGCCTGCTGCGCGAGGTGCTGGGCCGTGACCTGCCGCGCTATCTCTCGCTCGGAGACGGGGAACTGCGCGCCCGCTACGCCGCCTCGCGCCGGCTGCTCAAGGGCGCGGCGGCCGCCGCGCTCGGGGTCGGCTCCGCCGACCTGGAGCTGACGTACGGGCCGACGGGCCGTCCTTCGCTGCGCGGCTTCGACCAGATCGACATCAGCCTCAGCCACACCGGCGACCGGCTGCTGGTCGGCCTGACCACCAGGGGGCTGATCGGGGTGGATGTCGAGCCTGCCGCCCGGCAGCTGTACCGCGAAAGTCTGAAGCGGCGCATCTGCACACCGCAGGAGAGCAGGGACCTGGAGCGGCTGCCGCAGGAGGACCGCAACGTCGGCCTGGTGCGGCTGTGGACGCTGAAGGAGGCCTACAGCAAGGCGATCGGGCAGGGCATGGCGTTCCGTTTCACGGAGTTCGGCTTCGGCCCCGAAACGATGCCGGTACGGGTCCACCGGCCGGACGGCAGCGCGGGCACCGGCGCCCAGTGGTCTTTTCGTACCTACGCCGTCGACGCGGGCGGAGCCGCCTTCGTGATGAGCGCGGCCGTGCACGACACCGGGCTGGGCCGCACCCTGGACACCGATGTCGCCACGATGCTCGACGCGGAGACGGTCACGGCCATCACCGGGGCGCTGGCCGCGGTCGGCTGA
- a CDS encoding AfsR/SARP family transcriptional regulator, whose protein sequence is MRFKVLGPLEVTTAADARTVTPRAAKVRVVLSTLLVRPNEVVSVDALIDELWSEQPPRTAMTTLQVYISQLRKLLQDVQPDLGRDALLTRAPGYLLRVDAGQLDLAVFEDLHRQGREALTEGDHATAADLQRQALALWRGPLLSDTPHGSLLKSMSVRLTEARLAALEQRVRAELQLGRHQEVLGELQALTTELPLHEDFHAHLMVALYRTGRQADALRTFGELRRTLVRELAIEPGRRLQQLHSRILTGDPALLEPAAQQRLIADRQPAAAIADPARTAPLKPARFPSADPLFTGRSNQLEQLTRWLRDRPGGCVQVTGPAGMGKTALAVSAAHRVAELFPDGRVLVGLRDETGHPLPGARVLHAVLRALGAVGQQPRSVAALRDTVHRLTEGRRLLLVLDDAVDAGQLNPLLPLPAGCTALVTCRPVLTGLDGPVLPIGELSPADARELLLTSYSRRTAPYPGLDTLSENSSGDRLGNAGHNEYDGYADEGHGDATDEPGTAPGESDTRDVWDRLADQCGRFPGALRVVAQHLTFHPHHSPADIATRLTAAESRPAALRALDEEYGRSLYAAYAAAPEEARQAARLLSLLPSGPFTTTAAAVALGVPEKTARLSVQSLVTAGLVVSSPDGSAHRFPELQRLVAGEAFGEEQPALVRAALTRLSEAAADQVETAQHTARVEGLHPLDWFARRRQDLVALLDRVHDAGLWAQTVRLADAMTAFLEALAAWDVWGHTHTLALDAAGQLTDEAARARLLRSLGDLAWQRQRPDEARELYEQVLASPDAVSTERSRALAGLADVHLGEGAGTVAAGLVTPTLLRTPADTRGCFEAHRVLGLHTLADEGPSAAESHFRECLALAGTLGDRRLETYARRWLGRLRDGAVHPAWTEVRPGVWRGRREPRVQAGAGAGAGVRSPRRSQGSSPRRELPSLR, encoded by the coding sequence ATGCGATTCAAGGTGCTGGGACCTCTGGAGGTGACCACCGCGGCCGACGCCCGGACGGTGACACCGCGCGCCGCCAAGGTGCGGGTGGTCCTCTCGACGCTGCTGGTGCGTCCCAACGAGGTCGTCTCCGTCGACGCGTTGATCGACGAGCTGTGGAGCGAACAACCGCCGCGTACCGCGATGACCACGCTCCAGGTGTACATCTCCCAGCTGCGCAAGCTGCTCCAGGACGTGCAGCCGGATCTGGGCCGCGATGCCCTGCTCACCCGCGCTCCCGGCTATCTGCTGCGCGTGGACGCCGGCCAATTGGACCTGGCCGTCTTCGAGGACCTGCACCGCCAGGGCCGCGAGGCGCTCACGGAGGGCGACCACGCGACCGCCGCCGATCTCCAGCGGCAGGCGCTCGCCCTGTGGCGCGGGCCGCTGCTGTCGGACACTCCGCACGGCAGCCTGCTGAAGAGCATGTCCGTCCGGCTCACCGAGGCCCGCCTCGCCGCTCTCGAACAGCGGGTGCGCGCCGAACTCCAGCTGGGACGGCACCAGGAAGTCCTCGGCGAACTCCAGGCGTTGACCACCGAGCTGCCCCTGCACGAGGACTTCCACGCGCACCTGATGGTGGCGCTGTACCGCACCGGCAGGCAGGCGGACGCGCTGCGCACCTTCGGCGAGTTGCGGCGCACGCTGGTGCGGGAACTGGCCATCGAGCCGGGCCGGCGGCTCCAGCAGTTGCACAGCCGTATCCTGACCGGCGACCCGGCGCTGCTCGAGCCCGCGGCACAGCAGCGGCTCATCGCCGATCGGCAGCCCGCCGCGGCCATCGCCGATCCGGCCCGCACCGCACCTCTGAAGCCCGCTCGGTTCCCGTCCGCCGACCCGTTGTTCACTGGCCGGAGCAACCAACTGGAGCAGCTCACCAGGTGGCTGCGCGACCGGCCCGGCGGCTGCGTCCAGGTGACCGGCCCGGCGGGCATGGGCAAGACCGCGCTCGCCGTGAGCGCGGCGCACCGTGTGGCGGAGCTGTTCCCCGACGGGCGGGTCCTGGTCGGGCTGCGCGACGAGACGGGGCATCCACTGCCCGGAGCGCGGGTCCTGCACGCGGTGCTGCGCGCCCTCGGCGCCGTCGGCCAGCAGCCGCGCTCTGTGGCCGCCCTGCGCGACACCGTGCACCGGCTGACCGAGGGACGCCGCCTGCTGCTGGTCCTGGACGACGCGGTCGACGCCGGCCAGCTGAACCCGCTGCTGCCGCTGCCGGCGGGCTGCACGGCCCTGGTCACCTGCCGCCCCGTACTGACCGGCCTCGACGGCCCTGTCCTGCCGATCGGGGAGCTGTCGCCGGCTGATGCCCGCGAGCTGCTGCTGACGTCGTACAGCCGCCGAACCGCCCCGTACCCCGGCCTCGACACACTCTCCGAGAACAGCTCCGGCGACCGGCTCGGGAACGCCGGGCACAACGAATACGACGGATACGCCGACGAGGGGCACGGCGACGCCACGGACGAGCCGGGGACCGCGCCGGGAGAGAGCGACACGAGGGACGTCTGGGACCGGCTGGCCGATCAGTGCGGTCGGTTCCCGGGGGCACTGCGCGTCGTGGCCCAGCATCTGACATTCCACCCGCACCACTCCCCCGCCGACATCGCGACCCGGCTGACGGCCGCCGAGAGCCGCCCGGCCGCGCTGCGCGCGCTCGACGAGGAGTACGGACGGTCGCTGTACGCCGCGTACGCAGCGGCACCCGAGGAAGCACGCCAGGCGGCCCGGTTGCTGAGCCTTCTGCCCTCGGGACCGTTCACCACCACCGCAGCGGCTGTCGCTCTGGGCGTACCCGAGAAGACCGCCCGGCTCTCCGTGCAATCGCTGGTCACAGCAGGCCTGGTGGTCTCCTCCCCCGACGGCAGCGCTCACCGTTTCCCCGAACTGCAACGGCTGGTGGCCGGCGAGGCCTTCGGCGAGGAACAGCCGGCCCTGGTGCGGGCCGCCCTCACCCGGCTCAGCGAAGCGGCGGCCGACCAGGTCGAGACCGCGCAGCACACGGCCCGCGTGGAGGGTCTGCATCCTCTGGACTGGTTCGCACGGCGGCGGCAGGATCTGGTCGCTCTGCTCGACCGGGTCCACGACGCGGGCCTGTGGGCGCAGACCGTGCGGCTGGCCGACGCCATGACCGCCTTCCTGGAGGCACTGGCCGCCTGGGACGTCTGGGGACACACCCATACCCTGGCCCTGGACGCCGCCGGACAGCTGACGGACGAGGCGGCTCGGGCGCGTCTGCTGCGCTCACTGGGCGACCTGGCCTGGCAGCGCCAACGGCCCGACGAGGCACGCGAACTGTACGAGCAGGTACTGGCCAGCCCGGACGCCGTCAGCACCGAACGCAGCCGTGCCCTGGCCGGGCTCGCCGATGTGCACCTGGGCGAAGGAGCCGGCACCGTCGCGGCCGGTCTCGTCACGCCGACCCTGCTCCGGACGCCCGCCGACACCCGCGGCTGCTTCGAGGCCCACCGGGTGCTCGGTCTGCACACGCTGGCCGACGAGGGCCCTTCCGCGGCCGAGAGTCACTTCCGAGAGTGTCTCGCCCTCGCCGGCACCCTGGGCGACCGCCGCCTGGAGACCTACGCACGCCGCTGGCTGGGCCGCCTGCGGGACGGGGCGGTCCACCCGGCCTGGACAGAGGTCCGGCCCGGCGTCTGGCGGGGAAGGCGTGAGCCCAGGGTTCAGGCGGGTGCCGGTGCCGGTGCCGGGGTGAGGTCGCCCCGCAGGTCCCAGGGGAGTTCGCCGCGCCGGGAGCTGCCGAGTCTGCGGTAG
- a CDS encoding DNA primase family protein, with translation MSSAESMPRFDAQAAAQQMLDLQAAEQPPALLPAQASGVPGSLPFASLQSGMLPPHLSDRGNARLFVQLYRDQFRHVEGLGWFSWDGYRWKRTGGEKAALWAAGEMAEDMPETDPRGVFSNRELSSHKRKTLSTTGMKALLTQAKASPDLSVDPDTLDGDPYALCTPGGVVDLHTGHLRKADPTLDFHSRATSVAPQPMETPRWHRFLADTFGDDAEGQEMINFFHLLLGYSITGDVGAQVLPFLHGEGKNGKSVLLDTMIQILGDYADAAPPGFLMDRGAFSEHSTELTELHGRRLIVCSELKPNDKFDEARVRLLTGGDKIKARRMRQDYFSFTPTHHLWLLGNHRPEVSTGGYAFWRRIRLLPFTRTVPAARRIDNLAFELVRDEGPGILHWLIEGARRYLITRDPLEGPDRVRIATTAYANTEDHIGRFLNECCTRAVDNGSELRVEQGLLFAEYSSWCNAGEGIRPASPRAFATRVRQEVGLASPTDMIKSNGRKYYPGIALLGTE, from the coding sequence ATGAGCAGCGCCGAGAGCATGCCGCGGTTCGACGCACAGGCCGCGGCTCAGCAGATGCTCGACCTCCAGGCGGCCGAGCAGCCACCCGCACTGCTCCCCGCGCAGGCCTCCGGAGTCCCCGGCAGCCTGCCCTTCGCATCCCTGCAGTCCGGCATGCTGCCCCCGCACCTCAGCGACCGCGGCAACGCCCGCCTCTTCGTCCAGCTCTACCGCGACCAGTTCCGCCACGTTGAAGGCCTCGGCTGGTTCTCCTGGGACGGCTACCGCTGGAAGCGCACCGGCGGTGAGAAGGCCGCCCTGTGGGCAGCGGGGGAGATGGCCGAGGACATGCCCGAAACCGACCCCCGCGGGGTCTTCAGCAACCGGGAACTGTCCTCGCACAAGAGGAAGACGCTCTCCACCACGGGCATGAAGGCCCTGCTCACCCAGGCCAAGGCGTCCCCGGACCTCTCCGTCGACCCCGACACTCTCGACGGCGACCCCTACGCCCTGTGCACCCCCGGCGGAGTCGTCGATCTGCACACCGGCCACCTCCGCAAAGCGGACCCCACCCTGGACTTCCACTCCCGCGCCACCAGCGTCGCCCCCCAGCCGATGGAGACCCCGCGCTGGCACCGCTTCCTCGCCGACACCTTCGGCGACGACGCGGAGGGCCAGGAGATGATCAACTTCTTCCACCTGCTGCTCGGCTACTCCATCACCGGCGATGTCGGCGCCCAGGTGCTGCCGTTCCTCCACGGAGAGGGCAAGAACGGCAAGAGCGTCCTGCTCGACACGATGATCCAGATCCTCGGCGACTACGCCGACGCGGCCCCGCCCGGCTTCCTCATGGACCGCGGTGCGTTCTCCGAGCACTCCACCGAGCTCACCGAACTGCACGGCCGCCGCCTGATCGTGTGCAGCGAGCTCAAGCCCAACGACAAGTTCGACGAGGCCAGAGTCCGCCTCCTGACCGGCGGCGACAAGATCAAAGCCCGCCGCATGCGGCAGGACTACTTCTCCTTCACCCCCACCCACCACCTCTGGCTGCTGGGCAACCACCGCCCCGAGGTCTCCACCGGCGGCTACGCCTTCTGGCGCCGCATCCGGCTGCTGCCCTTCACCCGCACCGTTCCCGCCGCCCGCCGGATCGACAACCTCGCCTTCGAACTCGTACGGGACGAGGGCCCCGGCATCCTTCACTGGCTCATCGAAGGCGCCCGGCGCTACCTCATCACCAGGGACCCCCTGGAGGGCCCCGACCGGGTGCGGATCGCCACCACCGCCTACGCCAACACCGAAGACCACATCGGCCGCTTCCTCAACGAATGCTGCACCCGTGCCGTCGACAACGGCAGCGAACTGCGCGTCGAGCAGGGCCTGTTGTTCGCGGAGTACAGCTCCTGGTGCAATGCAGGCGAAGGCATCCGCCCCGCCTCGCCCCGCGCCTTCGCCACCCGAGTCCGGCAGGAAGTCGGCCTCGCCTCACCCACCGACATGATCAAGTCCAACGGCCGCAAGTACTACCCGGGCATCGCCCTCCTGGGGACCGAATGA
- a CDS encoding AIR synthase-related protein yields the protein MTAGTAFSPGSALALAGHVALPDDLDGRAGGGLRAFLRDALDGARGPCPPLGEGRPLLLSGTYVTDPPFYGDGDIGQVAACGAVNELAAAGARPLGLSVSAVVEAGLPLRQVRRVADSVRDIAEAAGVVVLDVDARVVRAGEADQIYLHTAGLGVLPAGAGQETPPRAGDRLLVSAPLGGFGAHLLSARAGLGHEGVVSAECVPLAGLLEQVRGTGAGGALRAVRVVGRAGLVGALHAYAAGTGLGLRVEEVALPVHYEVRVALDELGVDPVHAATASCVCLVVAAEASDDVLAALRAHPYGRDAAVVGEVTPPGRHRVELALADGHTIPLGSAPEPPARLA from the coding sequence ATGACTGCCGGTACTGCCTTCTCCCCCGGGTCCGCCCTGGCCCTGGCCGGGCACGTAGCGCTGCCGGACGACCTCGACGGCAGGGCCGGCGGCGGGCTGCGGGCGTTCCTGCGGGACGCGCTCGACGGCGCACGCGGACCGTGCCCGCCGCTGGGTGAGGGCCGGCCCCTGCTGCTGTCGGGGACGTACGTGACCGATCCGCCGTTCTACGGCGACGGCGACATAGGCCAGGTCGCGGCGTGCGGCGCGGTCAACGAACTGGCGGCCGCGGGCGCGCGTCCCCTCGGTCTGTCGGTGTCGGCGGTGGTCGAGGCGGGCCTGCCGCTGCGTCAGGTGCGCCGCGTGGCCGACTCGGTCCGCGACATCGCCGAGGCGGCCGGGGTGGTGGTCCTCGACGTGGACGCCCGTGTGGTGCGTGCGGGTGAGGCCGACCAGATCTATCTGCACACCGCCGGACTGGGAGTCCTGCCGGCCGGTGCCGGGCAGGAGACACCGCCACGGGCGGGCGACCGCCTCCTGGTCAGCGCCCCGCTCGGCGGTTTCGGCGCCCATCTGTTGTCGGCCCGGGCAGGGCTCGGGCACGAGGGTGTGGTCTCCGCCGAGTGCGTACCGCTTGCCGGGCTGCTGGAGCAGGTGCGCGGCACGGGAGCCGGCGGTGCGTTGCGCGCGGTGCGCGTCGTGGGCCGGGCCGGGCTGGTCGGCGCCCTGCACGCGTACGCGGCCGGTACGGGCCTGGGCCTGCGCGTCGAGGAGGTGGCGCTGCCGGTGCACTACGAGGTGCGTGTGGCCCTCGACGAGCTCGGCGTCGACCCCGTGCACGCGGCGACCGCGAGTTGTGTGTGTCTCGTCGTCGCCGCCGAGGCCTCGGACGACGTCCTGGCCGCGCTGCGCGCCCACCCGTACGGCCGTGATGCCGCCGTCGTCGGCGAGGTGACGCCGCCCGGCCGCCACCGGGTCGAGCTGGCACTCGCCGACGGACACACGATCCCCCTCGGGTCCGCGCCCGAGCCGCCCGCCCGGCTGGCCTGA
- a CDS encoding helix-turn-helix transcriptional regulator, translating to MPEISLSDAAFDELDERGIAAYREAVHAGRYAPEHIAQAVGIPLEQADTIGQQLVRLCLLRPMPGSPDVLVPVSPDAAAANLVGPAEEQIRELQQSVSRTRDGLLALLPAYFESRRQRNPMESFDIISDYLVVEALLKDCGDRCRTEVLTVQPGGPRPNHLLESARSITAERLARGIRVQHIYQHTVRGDLANTAYIRDVTALGAEVRTTDQLVDRMIIYDREIVFLPEQGVEGRPPGAIVVREPTLVAFLCKLYDHLWLQATPFEPDAEEHTDISDDVKWAIVKLMAQGYKDEMVARRLGMSVRTCRRHISEIMEELDATSRFQAGVNAVISGLFPGSAPAPPP from the coding sequence ATGCCGGAAATATCCCTTTCTGACGCCGCTTTCGATGAGCTGGACGAAAGGGGGATAGCGGCGTACCGGGAAGCCGTCCACGCCGGTCGCTACGCGCCCGAGCACATCGCACAGGCGGTCGGCATCCCGCTCGAGCAGGCGGACACCATCGGTCAACAGCTGGTGCGCCTGTGCCTGTTGCGTCCGATGCCCGGCTCACCCGACGTCCTCGTGCCGGTGAGCCCCGACGCGGCGGCCGCGAACCTGGTCGGGCCCGCCGAGGAGCAGATCCGCGAACTGCAGCAGTCCGTCTCGCGGACCCGCGACGGCCTGCTCGCCCTGCTGCCGGCCTACTTCGAGAGCCGCCGGCAGCGCAACCCGATGGAGTCCTTCGACATCATCAGCGACTACCTCGTCGTCGAAGCCCTCCTGAAGGACTGCGGGGACCGCTGCCGCACCGAGGTCCTCACCGTCCAGCCCGGCGGCCCGCGCCCCAACCACCTGCTGGAGAGCGCACGCAGCATCACCGCCGAGCGCCTCGCCCGTGGCATCCGGGTCCAGCACATCTACCAGCACACCGTGCGCGGAGACCTCGCCAACACCGCGTACATACGCGATGTCACCGCGCTCGGCGCCGAGGTACGCACCACGGACCAACTGGTCGACCGCATGATCATCTACGACCGGGAGATCGTGTTCCTGCCCGAACAGGGCGTCGAGGGGCGCCCACCGGGAGCCATCGTGGTGCGCGAACCGACCCTGGTCGCGTTCCTGTGCAAGCTCTACGACCATCTGTGGTTGCAGGCCACCCCGTTCGAGCCCGACGCCGAGGAGCACACCGACATCTCCGACGATGTGAAGTGGGCCATCGTCAAGCTGATGGCCCAGGGCTACAAGGACGAGATGGTGGCCCGCAGGCTCGGCATGTCGGTGCGCACCTGCCGCCGCCACATCTCGGAGATCATGGAGGAGCTGGACGCCACCAGCCGCTTCCAGGCCGGGGTGAACGCGGTGATCTCCGGCCTGTTCCCCGGCTCCGCCCCCGCGCCGCCGCCCTGA
- a CDS encoding AfsA-related hotdog domain-containing protein has protein sequence MDGMSHSALADPPAPGGGTRSLVHRQRSWEPFGLSDATADHRQEFVLTGELTTGHPLVAAGPHRFHDLQTAVEMVRETGEFIGQTHFSVPANRTAVFYRVAVATRDISAWRATADARERPALLTSELRVRPDKVIDGVPRSLRFSTVLSIDDVPCGSGSADVVFLPPVVHRNHRVLSLATALTAPTGESAAGQPADPAEVGRSHPETVLVHGPFDLTHGRLSATVRIPDSWPLPDGAAEGHVPALVQLEALRQTALLAAGRMHQLATDRCTLGSLKVHFRGYAEPDVAMRCAAVVGLCGRDAEGRRLSPVTLTLAQGGRAVLEAVVTVVEDL, from the coding sequence ATGGACGGCATGAGTCACTCCGCGCTGGCCGACCCGCCGGCACCCGGCGGCGGCACCCGCAGCCTGGTCCACCGCCAGCGCTCCTGGGAGCCGTTCGGCCTGTCCGACGCGACCGCGGACCACCGCCAGGAGTTCGTGCTGACCGGGGAGCTCACCACCGGCCACCCGCTCGTCGCCGCCGGCCCCCACCGCTTCCACGACCTGCAGACGGCCGTCGAGATGGTCCGGGAAACCGGCGAGTTCATCGGGCAGACCCACTTCTCGGTGCCCGCCAACCGCACCGCCGTCTTCTACCGGGTCGCCGTCGCCACCCGGGACATCTCCGCCTGGCGCGCCACCGCGGACGCCCGCGAACGCCCCGCGCTGCTCACCAGCGAGCTGCGGGTGCGTCCCGACAAGGTCATCGACGGGGTGCCGCGCTCCCTTCGGTTCAGCACCGTGCTGAGCATCGATGACGTGCCGTGCGGCTCGGGCAGCGCCGACGTGGTGTTCCTGCCGCCGGTGGTGCACCGCAACCACCGCGTGCTCAGCCTCGCGACCGCACTGACCGCGCCCACCGGCGAGTCCGCCGCCGGCCAGCCGGCCGACCCCGCCGAGGTGGGGCGCAGCCACCCGGAAACCGTCCTGGTGCACGGCCCCTTCGACCTCACGCACGGCCGACTGTCGGCCACCGTGCGCATCCCCGACAGCTGGCCGCTGCCCGACGGCGCGGCCGAGGGCCATGTGCCGGCCCTCGTCCAGCTCGAGGCGTTGCGCCAGACCGCATTGCTCGCCGCCGGGCGCATGCACCAACTGGCCACCGACCGGTGCACCTTGGGCTCGCTGAAGGTCCACTTCCGCGGGTACGCGGAGCCGGACGTGGCGATGCGGTGCGCGGCGGTGGTCGGGCTGTGCGGACGGGACGCCGAGGGCCGCAGACTCAGCCCCGTCACCCTGACCCTGGCCCAGGGGGGACGGGCCGTGCTGGAGGCGGTCGTCACGGTGGTCGAGGACCTGTGA
- a CDS encoding DUF6009 family protein codes for MSSLLTESDLTHEADVVWLEDPDNLDYVRQALDKTKRRNNKPPYARDGRMVGYALLDDEAEPDPDSGLYKRRVFFLLPHDRDTLPDGLYREGAPGEAVDPRTIEPRKPGAKTPRSQRGPAAIASVTP; via the coding sequence ATGAGCTCGCTGTTGACCGAGAGCGACCTCACCCACGAGGCGGACGTGGTGTGGCTGGAGGACCCAGACAACCTCGACTACGTCCGCCAGGCCCTGGACAAGACCAAGCGCCGCAACAACAAGCCTCCCTACGCCCGGGACGGCCGGATGGTCGGCTACGCCCTCCTCGATGACGAGGCCGAACCCGACCCCGACAGCGGGCTCTACAAGCGGCGGGTCTTCTTCCTCCTCCCGCACGACCGGGACACCCTGCCCGACGGCCTCTACCGCGAGGGAGCCCCCGGCGAGGCCGTGGACCCCCGCACGATCGAACCCAGGAAGCCCGGCGCGAAGACCCCTCGCTCGCAACGGGGACCGGCCGCCATAGCGTCCGTGACGCCGTAA
- a CDS encoding acyl-CoA dehydrogenase — translation MSSLSTITGPVRRSQGGAPAQAATARERVRRIEALLGDPAEDANPSGYRTLLDADRAAVICDPAEAVLDSFGMNEEFVPTALGGRFDSPETLLQVMRAVFRRDVGLGMGYGMTSFVAANYVWMRGTAVQRRTLAGQLLNGSKAAIAQHETAHTNDFVRSQVRGTPGPGGLSVTGGKPVVNNLQRADTLVLVLRTAEGHDSGCLSALMLNPDELPPGRFEVTRRPSADVVGLRGYFSTGARFTDCPVPETALLGPVGSGVATSLLSFQMSRTLVASLAAAAVDTGLRTALLAGRGQNPGPGADKAPDPHSTAATLARAFIDLLLYDSLAVVATRALHLRPAETSLYSAAVRSLLPKVLRDTLHDLAGVLGSQIYTREGPVGVFQKHLRDLPIVSLGHAGTAACQATIMPQLPRLARRSWFVDEEAPAAMFRPGAPLPPFAYDRLALTDGRDSLSASLPAAVAGLPAADPVQRVLRTLGERMVDELRDLRRRVLALEAPGPQGTVSPAWFALTDRYVLVLAAAAVLGVWRHSDALSDPFLADPAWAAAALHRIAGRLGIRDVDLPEECLSRVHREVLTRFRDPHGFDLYNMPLAG, via the coding sequence TTGAGTTCGCTGTCCACGATCACAGGGCCGGTCCGCCGCTCGCAGGGCGGGGCGCCGGCTCAGGCTGCGACGGCGCGCGAGCGGGTGCGGCGGATCGAGGCGCTGCTGGGCGATCCGGCCGAGGACGCCAACCCCTCGGGTTACCGGACGCTGCTCGACGCCGACCGGGCCGCGGTGATCTGCGATCCGGCTGAGGCGGTGCTGGACTCCTTCGGGATGAACGAGGAGTTCGTGCCCACCGCCCTGGGTGGCCGCTTCGACTCGCCCGAGACGCTGCTCCAGGTGATGCGGGCGGTCTTCCGCCGTGACGTCGGCCTCGGCATGGGGTACGGCATGACCAGCTTCGTGGCCGCCAACTATGTGTGGATGCGGGGGACCGCCGTCCAGCGGCGGACCTTGGCCGGGCAGCTGCTGAACGGCTCCAAGGCGGCCATCGCCCAGCACGAGACCGCCCACACCAACGACTTCGTGCGCAGCCAGGTACGTGGCACTCCCGGGCCCGGGGGACTGTCGGTGACCGGGGGCAAGCCCGTCGTCAACAACCTTCAACGGGCCGACACGCTCGTCCTGGTGCTGCGTACCGCCGAGGGACACGACAGCGGCTGTCTGTCGGCGCTGATGCTGAACCCGGACGAGCTGCCGCCCGGTCGTTTCGAGGTCACCCGCCGGCCGAGCGCCGATGTGGTGGGACTGCGGGGCTACTTCAGCACCGGGGCCCGTTTCACCGACTGCCCGGTGCCCGAAACCGCCCTGCTCGGACCGGTGGGCAGCGGGGTGGCCACCTCGCTGCTCTCCTTCCAGATGAGCCGCACGCTGGTGGCGTCCTTGGCGGCCGCCGCCGTCGACACCGGTCTGCGCACCGCCCTCCTCGCCGGCCGCGGCCAGAACCCAGGACCCGGGGCCGACAAGGCTCCGGACCCGCACAGTACGGCGGCGACGCTCGCCCGCGCGTTCATCGACCTCCTGCTCTACGACAGCCTGGCGGTGGTCGCCACCCGCGCGCTGCACCTGCGGCCCGCCGAGACCAGCCTGTACTCGGCGGCCGTCAGGTCGCTGCTGCCGAAGGTCCTCAGGGACACCCTCCACGACCTGGCCGGCGTGCTCGGCTCGCAGATCTACACCCGCGAGGGCCCGGTCGGTGTCTTCCAGAAACATCTGCGCGACCTGCCGATCGTCAGCCTCGGGCACGCGGGCACCGCAGCCTGCCAGGCCACGATCATGCCGCAACTGCCGCGGCTGGCCCGCCGCTCGTGGTTCGTGGACGAGGAGGCACCGGCGGCGATGTTCCGGCCGGGTGCTCCCTTACCGCCGTTCGCCTACGACAGGCTCGCGCTGACCGACGGACGCGACAGCCTGAGCGCCTCCTTGCCGGCCGCCGTGGCCGGGCTGCCCGCCGCCGATCCGGTACAGCGCGTCCTGCGCACCCTGGGCGAGCGGATGGTCGACGAACTACGGGACCTGCGCCGCCGCGTGCTCGCGCTGGAGGCGCCCGGCCCGCAGGGCACCGTCAGCCCGGCGTGGTTCGCGCTCACCGACCGGTACGTCCTGGTCCTGGCCGCGGCCGCGGTGCTGGGGGTGTGGCGCCACAGCGACGCGCTCAGCGACCCGTTCCTGGCCGATCCCGCCTGGGCGGCGGCGGCGCTGCACCGCATCGCCGGGCGCCTGGGCATCAGGGACGTCGACCTGCCCGAGGAGTGCCTTTCCCGGGTCCACCGGGAGGTGCTGACCAGGTTCCGTGATCCGCACGGCTTCGACCTCTACAACATGCCGCTGGCCGGCTGA